The nucleotide sequence AACATGTGTTTGTTAGGTTACCATAGTGAGTTACTTAGTAACAAGAAAAACAGTGTGGTCAGTAAGGTTACCATGGTGAGGTCATGGCCCAGTGAGAAGAGGAAAGGTTTCTCCTGTAGGACACTGTCCTGCCAGCCTTTCTCAGCCACCAGGCCGATGTACCAGTCCCTCTCATACTCCTCCAGGGTGCTGAATAGCTCATCAAGACTCTCCATGGGCCCCAGACTCGCCTGATCAAACAGCAGCTTGAAACTGTACCTGAAAGCAAATAGATCAGGAGTTACAGGGACAAGctttggatataaacattgaaTATGTATAACACACATCCAGTTTGCAAGTTTTCGATTCTTTAAGTTGGGCACAAACTACACCCATGTTTCACCCCTGCCCTCTTTACCTGAAAGCCTTAAGTGCAAGCTGGTAAAGGTCTTTGTTTTCAGAGAGCCACTTCAGCCCCTCTGTCCAAGGCACGTCCCCACTGTACACCCTGTACACATAGCTGGGGCTGGTGAAGGCAGACTCTGCCCCCAGGGAGATGAGGCATGACAGTGCCACCTGGGCATGGAGGTCCCTCAGCCCCCCATCCTCCTTCAGGGCTTTGACCACATCCTCCGAAGCGTCGTCCTGAACGGCCAGCGCCAACCTTCCCAAAGTGAACCGAAACCACTCCTCAGGGAACAAAGGCCTGAGCTGCTGTAACCGGAATGGTAACAAGGGGGCTGTCCTCCACCCAGGGGGCAGGCTGAACAGCTCAGAGTGGGGGCAACTGAAGTTTTCATGGGCCAAGGTGCCGGAGGACTTTGTGGGGGGGACTTCAGGGTTCCTGCCTTTGTCCACAGCTGGCAGACCCAGACCCAAACCCAGAGGTTGCAAGGGCTGAAGGGCAGAGAGGGCCATGTTCTCAAACAGACTGTCCATCTCCACAGAGCCTGGCAGCGAGGGGCCTGTCTGGAGCACTGTGTGTCCCAGCTGGGCCTCCGTACTCACCAACGCCACTGTCCGCCTGGCCGGCTGAGGCCCAAACAGGTCATCCTCATCTGACCAGTCCCCAAAGGAGGTCAAACTGGAGCTGTCCCGTCTAAACTTGAGAGAGGAGATGTTGGACTCCACCATGATAGCCTCCGCAGGCTGGGTGACAGTCGATTGGCCAAGCTGGGAGGACTGGGACTTCCTGCCTCCGCCCTCTGTCCCCTCCTCAGTGCCCCAGGGGAATGCCTTTAGTCTCTGGACACAGTTCCTCAGCAGCAGCCACACCAGGGCCTTCAGGAAGTCATCCTGGAGCTTCCTCAAGTTGTCATGCGAGTCAATGATGCCCGAAAGCACATTGCGGGCGTCGGAGTAGACGCGCACAGGCAGGGCAGCACATGGGGTGAGGGCGTTACCCCAGTGCAGGTTTATCCCCTGGTTGAGGCCAAGCCGCTCAGGGCGCTCAAAGGCCCCCTCAAACACCTCATCCACCCTCCGAGCCTCCACCGTGTGGCACGAGGTCTCCTGCAGCTCCAGACCCTGAAACAAAACAACCGTCAAATCTGTTGTctacactgcctgttcaccccaaaTTAGTGATTCAAACAAATAACAACCATTTAAAGAACCACTACCTTGATGTTGACAGTACAGTAGCCATATCCTCGCTCTAAGATCATGATCCAAACCACACGGTCCTGGAAGCGACCCAGGAAATGGGAGCCAGGAGTCAGAGCACCTTACGAGGGGAGGAAAGAAAACAAGCTTAGGCCTATCAGCTTCTTCATACACTTACCCCCAGCCAAGCTTTTTGACAAGGCTGACTCTACTCATAGCATATTCTCATCACAGCCTTTGAGTGGTGTTAGATTTGGTCCCAGTCATCCCAGTGGTAATTTATTATTATAGGTCATGCAGTCAGAGAGATGATGTCCTCTGTGGTCTGGAGATGATAAAGCTTGGAGTCCATACAACATAGACGAGTGCCTCCTGGTCACACAGCCCTTTCATTTAGCATCAGTAGTGAGTCTCTCGGCTGACTCTGTGGATAACTTGGCTGCCGGATGAGCTGCAGGTTGATGCTTACCATTTCAGTTGTACAGGAAGGTCATGATACAGTTTAAACCGCCTGACTGCACAGAGATCTAAATATTGAATTCCTTCTCTGCCCTGGACTTTCCACTAGTCTCTAAATATTCATTCTTCTTATGTTTTTTGTGAAATGGTAGTGGCAGAGCGACGGTTGCTTTGTTTCAAGTTTGACTAGTGTTCTCATGGCTCAAGGATAATGTCATATCCCATAGCGACGTCTCGGAATAGTCAGACGCCGCCTCGTGATGGGAAGTGACACGCTGTGCGTTTTCCGCTCCCGCTCACTGATGCGCAGCCCCCAATGTCACAGAGGGggcaaagaaaaaaagagaacacTACACTCCAAACCCTCCTCTTTCTACTGTGTGTATCAAGACCCAACAAGCGCTTAGCCTAAATTATACATCACAGCTCAGGCACCCCCAGCTAGCCAAGAAAACAATAAGATGGAGTGATGACATCCCTGTAGCAGTTTGTCTCTTTTGAGTCGTCAATCCATAAATAATGAAGCTTGTACTTGCTGTTTTTTCCTTGCCCCCTTCCTGACAGAAAATAGAGCACTGAACAACATGTTTGAAGTGGCTCCAGTTAGGTTAAGAGTATTAAGAGTATTACGAGGTTAACGGTGTGGAAACATTGATGTAATTAACACAGATCAGAGTGATTTTCTTCAGATCACTTCACGGGAAGCACAACTGGATCCTGCAAGCTTGCATTATACCGGGCGGCTCTACTGAGCGACTCATCTGAAACCATAAGAGGCTCCCCCACCCAGCTATTTCATCTGCATACATTCCCTGTCCGGCTGATCTAAAAGTTCAGTGTCACTGTGATTGAGCACTATTAACACCTTGAGAACATACGCTCAACACATAATGTATATCAATATAATGATCTAGGCTTTGTACTGTGAAATGTATACTATCAGTAACATGGAAAATAGTTTACATTTCACAATAAAGCATAGATCATTTAATTGAGATACTGCGTTAGGTTTTTTCAGTTTACTCTTTTACCCTACTGTTGGGAAAAGGATTTTCCAACCACTAGCAGTAAGAACAGAACACCAACGTATGtccgtttttttctttttttgtgcaaaaaaaaTGATAAAATCTTGGATAAGCTACAttattttcacacacacaaagccatgTCTAGAAATGATTAAACAGTTATATCAAAGCACTTTAACGGCACCAATGAATGGGAAAAACCTTCAAGAAGAAAAACAGACCGTGAGAAAGTAAGAGGGAGAAAACTAAAGAGTGAGACCCACTAACCAAGTGATCCCCTGGCAAAGGCGCTCCTCAGAGCACAGGCCAGGCTCCCACTCATCTGCTGGTAGTAGATGGAGTCTGGACAGGGGCAGGCGGTGCCCACGGGCCCAGGCCAACTGCGCTGAGGCCTGGGGAAGCCCACCAGAAAGATGGGCAGGGTGAAGAGGGGCAGCAAAGGAGCAGAGAGCATGGCTGACAGGACCACcacagagagcagcagaggacACAGGGAGGCGTTCAGGACCAGGAGGGTCCCGGCCGACTGGCGCCGCTGTTTCTTCTCTGTCCAGGAGGTCACCAGCACGGCCAGGGCAAACTTCAGCTTGGACAGGAACTGGAGCAGCCTATCACTCAGCAGGCCCACCTGGGTAGGGCAAAGAGGGATGTAAAGAGTGTGATTGAACCATGACTCAGTAGTACTGCTTTGATTTTATTTTCAGTGGAGAAAAACATTCTGGGGAAAACAACAACTAGACAATGAATCAATGACTTAAGCATGACAATGTTTAACCTGTGACCTTACTAAATGTCATGCCTAACTAGCTCTATGCCAGAAGTCATGGAATATGTTATTACTAGAAGGAGCTGGACCCCTGTGCCCACGCTGTCCCACCCAGGCAGTCTGGTGTCCCCTGCAGCCAGCCTCActgacaccaccaccaccatctggAGCAGGGCATCTTCAGAGCTCTGCCACACCTGCACAACACAGAGACCCACGACTCAATCATCATGACCTAAATCATATTAATAACAGTCTGAGGATTAGGTTCTACATAAGAGAATCCATGTGTACCATTCTGAAGGCCCGGGTGAATCCCACGCTGAGAGAGGCTGTGTGGAGCTGCTGAACAGAGCCATCCAGAGCCAGGAAAGCAACCATTGCAAAGGGAGACACTGCAAAGTAAAACAAAGTTATAAGATGCATGTATAGTTTTACAGTAATGACAGGGCAAGCTCTATATTAAAAATATGAGCTCACCCAGATTGAGCAGCACCCTCCTGATAGCCCCAGCCACATGGAGACCCCTGCTCCGCTGCTTGAACACCCGGACATTGGCCATTCCTCTTGGGTACAGGGGGTTGAGGAACACTCCTCCAAAAACATAGGCTCCTTGGATCTCTCGGAGAGCCCAGCAGACGATGAAAAGGGTGATGAGGAGGTAACTGACAGCATCTTGAGAACCCCTGGCCAAGTTCTGGGTCTGGGAGGGACTGAGGAAGTGATGTAAGAGCCCTGCCTCAGTCATGGCCCCCAGCAGCAGCCCCAGGTAGAGCAGCAGCTCACTGCAGCCCAGCCGCCAGCCAAACCAGCTGGGAGGGGCAGGTGATGCCCCCCTACGCCATCCACTGTCACCACAGGCTCCCCTGGACCCTCCTCCACAATATGTCCCAAACTGGCTGAGATCCAAACTAAGCAGAAACCCCATGGCCATCGAGAAGAGGACTACACCCAAGGTGGACGGGATGAAGAAGGTACAAACAGTAACACATACAGACATGGCGAACATCCCCAGCAATCTGTAGGA is from Salvelinus sp. IW2-2015 linkage group LG9, ASM291031v2, whole genome shotgun sequence and encodes:
- the pcnx4 gene encoding pecanex-like protein 4, producing MVRMGPDVPLLNEYKQEFFWKRFPQTVLGGPRFKLGYCAPPYVYVNQVVLFLTPWLLGGIGTLLCQLQLLEELHAAMLSGLLMLGAAVGVQALALYAARRNGMVERLGVPNILADEEEVEFTHCVGPETVRFIAPGKRFGLNVVLHTVLAGALCGLGTWYVLLGRLTALYGSVGVALVVFVLSWVTLCTAEYSLIVNTATETATFQAQDTYEITPLTRPLYILAFIAVDLTDRFTGPVPELQLTSQVLHVVFLVLPLLWALGMLSPLDALLLWGMEQALVFGLGGSPMSSNLRLLGMFAMSVCVTVCTFFIPSTLGVVLFSMAMGFLLSLDLSQFGTYCGGGSRGACGDSGWRRGASPAPPSWFGWRLGCSELLLYLGLLLGAMTEAGLLHHFLSPSQTQNLARGSQDAVSYLLITLFIVCWALREIQGAYVFGGVFLNPLYPRGMANVRVFKQRSRGLHVAGAIRRVLLNLVSPFAMVAFLALDGSVQQLHTASLSVGFTRAFRMVWQSSEDALLQMVVVVSVRLAAGDTRLPGWDSVGTGVQLLLVGLLSDRLLQFLSKLKFALAVLVTSWTEKKQRRQSAGTLLVLNASLCPLLLSVVVLSAMLSAPLLPLFTLPIFLVGFPRPQRSWPGPVGTACPCPDSIYYQQMSGSLACALRSAFARGSLGALTPGSHFLGRFQDRVVWIMILERGYGYCTVNIKGLELQETSCHTVEARRVDEVFEGAFERPERLGLNQGINLHWGNALTPCAALPVRVYSDARNVLSGIIDSHDNLRKLQDDFLKALVWLLLRNCVQRLKAFPWGTEEGTEGGGRKSQSSQLGQSTVTQPAEAIMVESNISSLKFRRDSSSLTSFGDWSDEDDLFGPQPARRTVALVSTEAQLGHTVLQTGPSLPGSVEMDSLFENMALSALQPLQPLGLGLGLPAVDKGRNPEVPPTKSSGTLAHENFSCPHSELFSLPPGWRTAPLLPFRLQQLRPLFPEEWFRFTLGRLALAVQDDASEDVVKALKEDGGLRDLHAQVALSCLISLGAESAFTSPSYVYRVYSGDVPWTEGLKWLSENKDLYQLALKAFRYSFKLLFDQASLGPMESLDELFSTLEEYERDWYIGLVAEKGWQDSVLQEKPFLFSLGHDLTMGTYTGRVLSLQEQLVQVGHLNGEGVRGQWANLSWELLYATNDDEERYSIQAHPIMLRNLTVQAADPPLGYPIYSSVPLHLPCF